In the genome of Hyphomonas sp. Mor2, one region contains:
- a CDS encoding O-acetylhomoserine aminocarboxypropyltransferase, with amino-acid sequence MTQGFSTRALHAGAAPDPVTGSRAQPIHQTSSFVFKDADHASKLFALQEFGDIYTRIGNPTTGALEARIADLEGGTMGLAVASGHAAQAIAFHVLMEPGAKIVAAKQLYGGSINQLGHAFKKFGWEVEFVDINDHAAVDAAIDDKTRVIFTESLANPGGIVTDMAAIAAIAEKHGVVYMVDNTMASPYLCRPLEHGAHIVLHSLTKFIGGHGNSIGGMIVDGGRFNWKAHADKYPTLTTPQSFYNGLTFADGFGALPLGPDGQEVDIAFAIAARAFSLRDLGPALSPFNAFMIMTGCETLPLRMAKHCENAVAVASYLQGHEKISWVRYAGLAGDAHHALAQKYCPNGAGAVFTFGLKGGHEAGVKLVESVQLFSHLANIGDTRSLIIHPSSTTHSQLSDDQKTAAGAAPDTVRLSVGIEDSSDIIADLEQALAKL; translated from the coding sequence ATGACACAAGGCTTTTCGACCCGCGCATTGCATGCTGGGGCTGCGCCGGATCCGGTGACCGGCTCCCGCGCCCAGCCCATCCACCAGACGTCCAGCTTTGTGTTCAAGGACGCAGATCATGCCTCCAAATTGTTCGCGCTGCAGGAATTTGGCGACATCTATACCCGCATCGGCAACCCGACCACCGGGGCGCTCGAAGCCAGAATTGCAGACCTGGAAGGCGGCACGATGGGCCTCGCGGTGGCCTCTGGTCACGCCGCCCAGGCGATCGCCTTTCATGTCCTGATGGAGCCCGGCGCAAAGATCGTCGCCGCCAAGCAGCTTTACGGCGGATCGATCAACCAGCTCGGCCACGCCTTCAAGAAGTTTGGCTGGGAGGTCGAGTTCGTCGACATCAATGATCACGCCGCTGTCGACGCCGCAATTGATGACAAGACCCGCGTCATCTTCACCGAAAGCCTGGCCAATCCAGGCGGCATCGTCACCGATATGGCAGCGATTGCCGCGATCGCCGAGAAACATGGCGTCGTCTACATGGTCGATAACACGATGGCCTCGCCTTATCTCTGTCGCCCATTGGAGCATGGCGCGCATATTGTCCTGCACTCACTGACCAAGTTCATAGGCGGGCATGGCAATTCGATCGGTGGCATGATTGTCGATGGCGGGCGCTTCAACTGGAAAGCCCATGCCGACAAGTATCCAACCCTGACGACGCCGCAGAGCTTCTATAATGGCCTGACCTTTGCCGACGGGTTTGGCGCCCTGCCGCTCGGCCCGGATGGGCAGGAGGTTGATATTGCCTTCGCCATTGCCGCCCGCGCCTTCAGCCTGCGCGATCTTGGCCCGGCCCTGTCGCCGTTCAACGCCTTCATGATCATGACCGGGTGTGAGACGCTACCGCTGCGCATGGCGAAGCATTGCGAGAACGCGGTCGCCGTGGCGAGCTATCTGCAAGGCCATGAGAAAATCAGCTGGGTCCGCTATGCGGGCCTCGCCGGTGATGCGCATCATGCACTCGCCCAGAAATACTGTCCGAACGGCGCCGGGGCGGTGTTTACCTTCGGGCTCAAGGGCGGACATGAGGCCGGCGTCAAGCTGGTGGAAAGCGTGCAGCTGTTCAGCCATCTGGCAAATATTGGCGATACGCGCTCGCTGATCATTCACCCGAGCTCGACCACACACAGTCAGCTTTCGGACGATCAGAAAACCGCGGCCGGGGCGGCGCCGGACACGGTGCGACTGTCGGTCGGGATCGAGGATAGTTCTGATATCATTGCAGATTTGGAGCAGGCGCTGGCAAAGCTCTGA
- a CDS encoding glutathione S-transferase — MANAQSIILHQYERSPFSEKIRLALRMKNLAWAAVDIPPIMPKPDVMPLTGGYRRTPVMQIGADIFCDTSIMLVELEKRYQIPALDLPGHEGLARMVGAWVDGKWFQTSVAVIFGAIGDQMPDAFVEDRTKMSGRAFDVEAMKAAAPIMRDQWRSQLLWIEERLTGGRLAGTGDWLVGTKPGLIDVHAFMNPWFVEKNIPDFLDACFEAAPLTRDWYARLKEFKGQAPEEISGADAVQIAHDAAPRLKPASTAGDLRDFQPGDRVAIAPDDYAKDWVEGDLVIANAERVIIARHDERSDNLHIHFPRVGYALRRA, encoded by the coding sequence ATGGCGAACGCCCAAAGCATCATTCTTCATCAATACGAGCGCTCTCCCTTTTCGGAAAAGATCCGGCTGGCGCTGCGGATGAAGAATCTGGCCTGGGCCGCGGTCGATATTCCGCCGATCATGCCGAAGCCGGATGTGATGCCCCTGACCGGCGGTTATCGACGCACGCCGGTGATGCAGATCGGCGCCGACATTTTTTGCGACACTTCGATCATGCTGGTCGAGCTGGAAAAGCGCTATCAGATCCCGGCCCTCGACCTGCCCGGACATGAAGGCCTGGCGCGCATGGTCGGCGCCTGGGTGGATGGCAAATGGTTCCAGACCAGTGTGGCGGTGATTTTCGGTGCCATTGGTGACCAGATGCCCGATGCCTTTGTCGAGGATCGTACCAAGATGTCGGGCCGGGCCTTCGACGTCGAGGCGATGAAAGCGGCAGCGCCGATCATGCGCGATCAGTGGCGCAGCCAATTGCTGTGGATCGAGGAACGCCTGACGGGCGGACGCCTGGCAGGCACCGGCGACTGGCTGGTCGGCACCAAGCCGGGTTTGATCGATGTCCACGCCTTCATGAACCCGTGGTTTGTCGAAAAGAACATTCCCGATTTCCTGGACGCGTGTTTTGAAGCCGCCCCGCTCACCAGGGACTGGTATGCGAGGCTGAAAGAATTCAAGGGCCAGGCACCGGAAGAGATTTCTGGCGCAGACGCTGTCCAGATTGCACATGATGCCGCGCCGCGCCTGAAACCCGCCTCAACTGCCGGCGATCTACGCGATTTCCAGCCGGGCGACCGGGTTGCGATCGCGCCAGACGATTATGCCAAGGACTGGGTCGAAGGCGATCTGGTCATTGCCAATGCCGAGCGGGTCATCATTGCCCGGCATGATGAACGGTCCGACAATCTGCACATCCACTTTCCACGCGTCGGCTACGCCCTGCGCCGCGCTTAG
- a CDS encoding alternative oxidase encodes MTDLASHRKPQGFRDRIALAFVKFLRFFADLFFRKRYGHRAVVLETVAAVPGMVAGLLQHLRAIRRMRDDQGWIKELLDEAENERMHLMTFIQVAQPTLFERGLIMIAQAIFYNFYFFLYLFAPKTAHRVIGYFEEEAVTSYTHYLAEIDAGRLDNGPAPQIAIDYWNLPDDATLRDVVLAVRADEAGHRDRNHYFADTLIRGDEPEAAAAH; translated from the coding sequence ATGACCGACCTCGCAAGCCATCGAAAGCCGCAAGGCTTCCGCGACCGGATCGCTTTGGCCTTCGTCAAGTTTCTGCGCTTTTTCGCCGACCTGTTTTTCCGCAAACGCTATGGCCACCGCGCCGTGGTGCTGGAGACGGTCGCTGCTGTGCCCGGCATGGTCGCGGGGCTGTTGCAGCATTTGCGCGCCATCCGCCGGATGCGCGATGATCAGGGCTGGATCAAGGAATTACTCGATGAAGCCGAGAATGAGCGGATGCACCTGATGACCTTCATTCAGGTGGCGCAGCCGACCTTGTTCGAGCGCGGCCTGATCATGATTGCCCAGGCCATTTTCTACAATTTCTACTTCTTCCTGTATCTGTTCGCACCGAAAACCGCGCACCGCGTGATCGGCTATTTCGAGGAAGAGGCGGTAACCAGCTATACCCATTATCTGGCCGAGATTGATGCCGGACGGCTGGACAATGGTCCGGCCCCGCAGATTGCGATCGACTATTGGAATCTGCCAGACGACGCGACCCTGCGCGATGTCGTCCTGGCCGTCCGCGCGGATGAAGCGGGCCACCGCGACCGCAATCATTATTTTGCCGATACGCTCATCCGCGGAGATGAACCGGAGGCGGCTGCGGCGCACTAA
- a CDS encoding glycosyltransferase family 39 protein yields the protein MDMLDRLSTGWKAWLILFAITFTAAAPGVFNLPALDRDESRFAQASKQYIETGDYLIIRYQDEYRNKKPAGIHWLQSGATHVLGDEDRLEVWTYRVPSWLGAALATLATFWCGIVLIGRRAAFLGAALFGATLLLTSEAHISKTDGVLVFLTTWGIGALARLYMGQASKPKQMALVFWFAMGCGLLIKGPVTPMVAAYAGFGAWVWAKSGEGKGGDWWRPLIWWPGPALAAAMFLPWLIAIQFATDGTFLQGAVGKDLKDKFAGASEGHAGWPLYHLSHIPVWFFPAVLLLIPGATLAWKQLRGASDAARKRGTDAVLVFLSLGAVTALATWILPGEIGNGAPSAYPAVIILTFWVLATQSAWRERWALTDAAPVSDETKAIRFLVAWALLTTLFFELMPTRLSHYILPAYPAFGLLCGWAGLKLIEGAKLPVSKWSSFAVYAFGGVLLVLASSPLAARLIKTEAAGDFQTVDADAALAQWASALSFPMWLWWAGSVVFVLSVATFAARRIGLTAALGIFASLLLGWHVRTYFIPAQLWVQPTESARVALQDVCGVPSETCDDGRVSPARILAVGYSEPSYVLTLGTQNLHPPETPMTLPGIEADYPVVYLINLEGRGSSAVQCEFLGEACIPPAWSVRDDLLDQANALGLCVTESDPVYALNYSNGDPVHFVAYRFDTGDCP from the coding sequence ATGGATATGCTTGATCGACTGTCGACCGGCTGGAAAGCCTGGCTCATTCTGTTCGCGATTACGTTCACCGCAGCCGCGCCCGGCGTGTTCAACCTGCCGGCGCTGGACCGCGACGAGAGCCGCTTTGCGCAAGCCTCCAAGCAATATATCGAGACCGGCGACTATCTGATCATCCGCTATCAGGACGAGTATCGGAACAAGAAACCGGCTGGCATTCACTGGCTGCAATCGGGCGCGACGCATGTTCTGGGTGATGAAGACCGGCTTGAGGTCTGGACCTACCGCGTGCCGAGCTGGTTGGGGGCAGCGCTCGCCACGCTGGCCACCTTCTGGTGCGGGATCGTCCTGATCGGGCGAAGGGCGGCCTTTCTCGGCGCCGCCCTGTTCGGGGCGACGCTCTTGCTGACCAGCGAGGCGCATATTTCCAAGACCGATGGTGTTCTGGTCTTCCTGACCACATGGGGGATTGGCGCTCTGGCGCGGCTCTATATGGGGCAGGCGAGCAAACCGAAACAGATGGCCCTCGTCTTCTGGTTCGCCATGGGCTGCGGGCTCCTCATCAAAGGGCCAGTGACCCCGATGGTTGCCGCCTATGCCGGGTTCGGGGCCTGGGTCTGGGCGAAATCAGGGGAAGGCAAGGGCGGCGATTGGTGGCGGCCTCTGATCTGGTGGCCTGGACCGGCCCTGGCCGCGGCGATGTTCCTGCCCTGGCTGATTGCGATCCAGTTCGCGACCGATGGCACCTTCCTGCAGGGCGCGGTTGGCAAGGACCTGAAAGACAAGTTCGCCGGGGCCTCTGAAGGGCATGCAGGTTGGCCGCTCTATCATCTCAGCCATATCCCCGTCTGGTTCTTCCCGGCGGTGTTACTGCTCATTCCGGGCGCGACGCTGGCCTGGAAGCAGTTAAGAGGCGCCAGCGATGCCGCCCGGAAACGCGGCACAGATGCCGTGCTCGTCTTTCTTTCGCTTGGCGCCGTGACCGCTCTGGCGACCTGGATCCTGCCGGGTGAGATCGGGAATGGCGCGCCTTCGGCCTATCCGGCTGTGATCATCCTGACCTTCTGGGTTCTGGCGACGCAGTCCGCCTGGCGTGAGCGCTGGGCGCTGACGGATGCGGCTCCCGTGTCTGACGAGACGAAGGCGATCCGATTCCTGGTCGCCTGGGCGCTGCTCACGACCCTCTTCTTCGAGCTGATGCCGACCCGGCTCAGCCATTACATTCTTCCGGCCTATCCAGCGTTTGGATTGCTCTGCGGTTGGGCGGGGCTGAAACTGATCGAAGGCGCGAAGCTGCCTGTGTCGAAATGGTCGAGCTTTGCCGTCTATGCCTTTGGCGGCGTGCTGCTGGTCCTGGCCAGTTCACCCCTCGCAGCCCGTTTGATCAAGACCGAAGCGGCCGGCGATTTCCAAACCGTGGACGCCGATGCGGCCTTGGCGCAATGGGCCAGTGCATTGAGTTTCCCGATGTGGCTCTGGTGGGCTGGCAGTGTGGTTTTTGTTTTGTCTGTCGCGACCTTTGCCGCGCGCCGCATCGGGTTGACCGCGGCTCTTGGCATCTTCGCGAGCCTGTTGCTTGGCTGGCATGTGCGCACCTATTTCATTCCCGCGCAGCTTTGGGTGCAGCCCACCGAAAGTGCGCGCGTGGCCCTACAGGATGTGTGCGGCGTGCCGAGCGAGACTTGTGACGATGGCCGCGTGAGCCCTGCGCGCATATTGGCCGTCGGATATTCAGAGCCGTCTTATGTTTTGACTCTTGGCACCCAAAACTTGCATCCGCCAGAGACCCCGATGACCCTGCCTGGGATTGAAGCAGACTATCCGGTTGTCTATCTGATCAATCTCGAAGGCCGTGGCAGCTCCGCTGTGCAGTGTGAATTTCTGGGCGAAGCCTGCATACCACCGGCCTGGTCCGTCCGTGATGATCTTCTGGATCAGGCAAATGCGCTTGGCCTTTGCGTGACTGAGTCTGATCCTGTCTATGCCTTGAATTACTCGAATGGCGACCCTGTGCATTTCGTCGCCTATCGGTTCGACACGGGTGACTGCCCTTAG
- a CDS encoding dicarboxylate/amino acid:cation symporter: protein MTWWFKIDLWKRVIGALVLGLAVGLGLRYGMGAEAGGAFATSWIEWAGDLFLRLIRMLIVPLIFFTLVSGIIAMGDPKRLGSLGVRTLATYFGTTAIAVTLGLIMATIFRPGASLSPETFAGADTSRMQSVSERASEAGGIVERLLNIVPTNPVEALATGNILQIIFFAIMFGVGILMAGKVAEPVAKWFDGASDAMMKVTIIVMETAPIGVFALMATVMAKQGLGVLQSLGTLAIALYLACALHIAITYGGIIIKGILRLPFIPFLRGITDAQAVAYSTASSSATLPVTITCAEENLGIDKAVAGSVLPLGATINMDGTAIYIGMVALFGAQAMGIEVSLGQYFLIALMATLVSIGAAGIPSAGLFLSGLALAQVGIPEEQAFLIIGFILPFDRLLDMMRTLTNVTGDTAVATAVAKWEGELDEEVFRAPDNLSAHVDDREKSAPA from the coding sequence ATGACCTGGTGGTTCAAGATTGATTTGTGGAAGCGCGTCATCGGGGCGCTGGTTCTGGGCTTGGCGGTCGGCCTCGGCCTCAGATACGGCATGGGCGCAGAAGCAGGAGGCGCTTTTGCGACGAGCTGGATCGAGTGGGCCGGAGATCTGTTCCTGCGCCTGATCCGGATGCTGATCGTGCCCTTGATCTTCTTTACGCTGGTTTCCGGCATCATCGCCATGGGCGACCCGAAGCGGCTTGGCAGTCTCGGCGTGCGCACTCTGGCAACCTATTTCGGCACCACGGCGATCGCGGTGACGCTCGGCCTGATCATGGCGACCATTTTCCGCCCGGGCGCCAGCCTGTCGCCGGAAACCTTTGCCGGCGCCGATACCAGCCGCATGCAATCCGTCTCCGAGCGCGCCTCTGAAGCGGGTGGGATCGTGGAGCGTCTGCTGAATATTGTGCCGACCAACCCGGTCGAGGCACTGGCCACCGGCAATATCCTGCAGATCATTTTCTTTGCCATCATGTTTGGCGTCGGCATCCTGATGGCCGGCAAAGTCGCCGAGCCGGTCGCCAAGTGGTTTGACGGCGCCTCCGACGCGATGATGAAAGTCACCATCATCGTCATGGAAACCGCACCGATCGGTGTGTTCGCCCTGATGGCGACCGTCATGGCCAAGCAGGGTCTCGGCGTTCTGCAAAGCCTCGGCACGCTGGCCATCGCGCTTTATCTCGCCTGCGCGCTACACATCGCGATCACCTATGGCGGGATCATCATCAAGGGCATTCTACGCCTGCCATTCATCCCGTTCCTGCGCGGCATCACCGATGCCCAGGCCGTGGCCTATTCGACCGCCAGTTCCTCCGCCACTCTGCCGGTCACGATCACCTGCGCGGAAGAGAATCTCGGCATCGACAAGGCCGTGGCGGGTTCCGTCCTGCCGCTTGGCGCGACCATCAATATGGACGGCACCGCCATTTATATCGGCATGGTTGCCCTGTTCGGCGCCCAGGCCATGGGGATCGAGGTCAGTCTCGGCCAGTACTTCCTCATCGCCCTGATGGCGACCCTGGTCTCGATTGGCGCTGCAGGCATTCCAAGCGCCGGACTGTTCCTGTCAGGCCTGGCTCTGGCGCAGGTGGGTATTCCCGAGGAACAGGCGTTCCTGATCATCGGCTTCATCCTGCCCTTTGACCGATTGCTCGACATGATGCGGACGCTGACCAATGTCACGGGCGACACGGCTGTCGCAACGGCGGTGGCGAAGTGGGAAGGCGAGCTCGACGAGGAGGTGTTCAGGGCACCTGACAATCTCTCGGCGCATGTCGATGACCGGGAAAAATCAGCCCCCGCCTAA
- a CDS encoding hydrogen peroxide-inducible genes activator → MHLPTLRQLEFLCAIADQGSFSRAAETCHVTQPTLSAAIKEVEGLLGVQLIERESRGASLTQAGEAAVERARIILSDTADLVSAARQAGAPLSGSFRLGAIPTIAPFLLPRTLKALRKAHPGLKLYLREDQTERLIDALRARKLDAALIALPWDAPGIVTMELGDDEFVLVAPADHTLMHSRELRSSDLTDEDVLLLEDGHCLRDHALSVCRLPSKRGGADVTATSLPTLVHMVAGGLGVSLLPKLAVDAGVTSGADVQLRPFETPLIGRRIGIAWRQGSPRESEAQMIGEIVRGAL, encoded by the coding sequence ATGCATCTTCCAACCCTCAGACAACTGGAATTTCTATGCGCGATTGCTGATCAAGGCTCTTTCTCGCGCGCGGCTGAGACCTGTCATGTGACGCAGCCCACATTGTCGGCGGCGATCAAGGAAGTTGAAGGTCTGCTGGGGGTGCAATTGATCGAGCGGGAATCGCGCGGCGCGTCCCTGACCCAGGCGGGAGAAGCGGCGGTTGAGCGGGCGCGGATCATCCTGTCTGACACCGCTGATCTGGTCTCTGCGGCGCGTCAGGCCGGCGCGCCTTTGTCCGGATCCTTCCGGCTTGGTGCGATCCCGACCATTGCGCCATTCCTGCTGCCCCGGACGCTTAAGGCGCTGCGCAAGGCGCATCCCGGCTTGAAGCTCTATCTGCGCGAAGACCAGACCGAGCGGCTGATCGATGCTTTGCGCGCGCGGAAACTGGATGCGGCCCTCATCGCCTTGCCCTGGGATGCGCCGGGAATTGTCACGATGGAGCTCGGTGATGACGAGTTCGTACTGGTCGCACCTGCAGATCATACACTGATGCACAGCCGCGAACTGAGATCGTCAGACCTGACCGATGAAGACGTGCTGCTGCTCGAAGACGGGCATTGTCTGCGTGACCATGCCTTGTCCGTGTGCCGCCTGCCGAGCAAGCGCGGCGGCGCCGATGTGACCGCGACCAGCCTGCCGACCCTGGTGCATATGGTGGCGGGGGGGCTCGGTGTCTCGCTGTTGCCGAAGCTCGCCGTGGATGCGGGGGTTACGTCGGGTGCAGACGTCCAGCTGCGTCCGTTCGAAACGCCGCTGATCGGGCGCCGGATCGGGATTGCCTGGCGTCAGGGCTCCCCGCGTGAAAGCGAGGCGCAGATGATCGGTGAAATTGTCCGCGGCGCGCTTTAG
- a CDS encoding GNAT family protein — translation MDLSAPGLANDLIRLEPLTDRFREDLRNSGAIEYMWLSLPAIQRGAGFDAYFDHVIKQGDSGEMLGFALLDPNDQSRFVGVTALMYPNKMHRRVRLGYTWIEPHLRGRGVYAAIQKLLIQRALDWGAKRIEWYVEERNSRAVRAIEAIGALKEGVLREYEKFADGEWVDVAVLSMLRDEAKSAVHRLDAIMADSET, via the coding sequence ATGGACCTGTCAGCGCCCGGCCTCGCAAACGACTTGATTCGATTGGAACCGCTTACCGATCGGTTTCGCGAGGATCTCCGCAATAGTGGCGCGATCGAATATATGTGGCTGTCACTGCCCGCGATCCAGCGCGGGGCCGGTTTTGATGCCTATTTCGATCATGTGATCAAGCAAGGCGACAGTGGTGAAATGCTGGGCTTTGCCCTGCTCGACCCGAATGACCAGTCGCGCTTTGTTGGGGTCACAGCGCTGATGTATCCGAACAAGATGCACCGACGGGTACGGCTTGGTTACACCTGGATCGAGCCGCATCTGCGAGGCCGCGGCGTCTATGCCGCGATCCAGAAACTGCTGATCCAGCGCGCCCTGGACTGGGGCGCCAAGCGGATCGAGTGGTATGTCGAAGAGCGCAACTCCCGCGCAGTTCGGGCGATTGAGGCGATCGGCGCGCTCAAGGAAGGCGTGTTGCGCGAATATGAAAAGTTTGCCGACGGCGAATGGGTCGATGTCGCCGTCCTGTCCATGCTGCGCGATGAGGCGAAAAGCGCCGTGCATCGCCTCGACGCGATCATGGCCGACTCCGAGACTTGA
- the ffh gene encoding signal recognition particle protein produces MFDALTDRLGGVFDGLLGRGALTEKDVTAALREIRVALLEADVALPVVKDFIASIKDKAVGEDVIRSVKPGQQVVKIVHDGLVDLLGGEDAETGLRVDNPPAVVMMAGLQGSGKTTTTGKLAKRLAERDKKKVLLASLDTRRPAAMEQLAILADQCGDNVSSLPIIAGQSPAEIARRALQAAKLGGHDVVFLDTAGRTSIDEQMMAEASEIAKIANPNETLLVADSLTGQDAVETAKRFHERLPLTGLILTRMDGDGRGGAALSMRAVTGLPIKFLGTGEKLDGLDAFDAKRLAGRILGQGDIVSLVEKAGDQMDAEKAEKMAKKMAKGQFDLDDLAQQLQQMQKMGGLGGIMGLLPGAKKAKQALDASGMDDKVIARQAAIISSMTKKERAKPALLNASRRKRIAAGAGVTVQDVNRVLKMHKQMAGMMKKMSKGGMKGMMNMMGQAGVSPADLAKMGGGAAMPGGMPGAGGMPNIPGLTGGKK; encoded by the coding sequence ATGTTTGACGCGCTAACAGACCGCCTCGGCGGGGTATTTGACGGCCTTCTCGGGCGCGGCGCGCTGACCGAGAAAGACGTCACGGCTGCGTTGCGCGAGATTCGGGTCGCCCTGCTCGAAGCGGACGTCGCCCTGCCCGTCGTCAAAGACTTTATCGCGTCCATCAAGGACAAAGCGGTCGGCGAAGATGTCATCCGCTCGGTCAAGCCGGGTCAGCAAGTCGTCAAGATTGTCCATGATGGCCTGGTCGACCTGCTGGGCGGTGAAGACGCTGAGACGGGCCTGCGCGTCGATAACCCGCCCGCCGTCGTCATGATGGCCGGTCTGCAAGGGTCTGGTAAGACCACCACGACCGGTAAGCTCGCCAAGCGCCTCGCCGAGCGCGACAAGAAAAAAGTCCTCCTCGCCTCGCTCGATACGCGCCGTCCGGCGGCGATGGAACAGCTCGCCATCCTCGCCGATCAGTGCGGCGATAATGTTTCCTCTCTCCCGATCATTGCTGGCCAGAGCCCGGCCGAGATTGCCCGCCGCGCGCTGCAAGCGGCAAAGCTGGGCGGTCATGATGTCGTCTTCCTCGACACCGCCGGCCGGACCTCGATCGATGAGCAAATGATGGCTGAGGCGAGCGAGATCGCCAAGATTGCCAATCCGAACGAAACCCTGCTGGTCGCGGACTCGCTGACCGGTCAGGACGCGGTGGAAACGGCCAAACGCTTCCATGAGCGCCTGCCGCTGACCGGTCTGATCCTGACCCGGATGGATGGCGATGGCCGCGGTGGTGCCGCGCTCTCGATGCGCGCGGTGACCGGTCTACCGATCAAATTCCTCGGCACGGGTGAAAAACTCGATGGCCTCGACGCGTTTGATGCCAAACGCCTCGCCGGACGTATTCTCGGCCAGGGCGACATTGTCTCGCTGGTGGAAAAAGCCGGCGACCAGATGGACGCTGAAAAAGCCGAGAAGATGGCCAAGAAAATGGCCAAGGGTCAGTTCGACCTGGACGATCTCGCGCAGCAGCTCCAGCAAATGCAGAAAATGGGTGGCCTCGGCGGCATTATGGGGCTTTTGCCTGGTGCCAAAAAAGCCAAACAGGCGCTCGACGCCTCCGGCATGGATGACAAAGTGATTGCCCGTCAGGCGGCGATTATCTCCTCCATGACCAAGAAAGAGCGCGCCAAGCCTGCCCTGCTCAACGCCTCTCGCCGCAAGCGCATCGCTGCGGGGGCCGGGGTCACGGTGCAGGACGTCAACCGTGTCCTGAAAATGCACAAGCAGATGGCCGGCATGATGAAGAAAATGTCCAAAGGCGGCATGAAGGGCATGATGAACATGATGGGCCAGGCCGGGGTCTCACCCGCTGACCTCGCCAAAATGGGCGGCGGCGCGGCGATGCCCGGCGGGATGCCTGGCGCAGGCGGCATGCCGAACATTCCCGGACTGACTGGGGGTAAGAAATGA
- a CDS encoding chorismate mutase has protein sequence MTSPTDQLAQYRASIDNLDAILLHTLAERFKVTQAVGKLKATHDMPPADKAREARQIERLQALAQESGLDPVFAEKFLNFIVAEVIRHHEKLRESK, from the coding sequence ATGACCTCCCCTACCGACCAACTCGCCCAGTATCGCGCCAGCATTGATAATCTCGATGCCATCCTGCTGCACACGCTGGCGGAGCGCTTTAAAGTCACCCAGGCCGTCGGCAAGCTGAAAGCGACCCATGACATGCCGCCCGCCGACAAGGCTCGCGAGGCGCGCCAGATTGAGCGCTTGCAAGCGCTCGCCCAGGAGAGCGGGCTCGATCCGGTCTTTGCCGAAAAGTTTCTGAATTTCATCGTCGCGGAAGTCATCCGCCACCACGAAAAATTGCGGGAGAGCAAATGA
- a CDS encoding glycoside hydrolase family 16 protein has protein sequence MLRPKGPISAAACLAFLLAGGLTACSGGGSGSSTPSGPVVGTSPPPPPPPPPPPPPPSSSLGIPDPAPSGPDFLPAGKGWQLVWNDEFDGSVLDRTKWAPEESCWGGGNQERQCYTDRTENIQVVNGLLRLIAQAETFTGPEFPPEFNQSSMATQAYTSGKVRTRGIADWKYGRISARIKPPSGQGTWPAFWMLSAEDHYGNWPLSGEIDVMETVNLGANCSDCTGAFEDRVYGTIHFGDDFPNNQQFGDRTNLPNGALPQDGYHVYSVEWGEGRIDWYVDDQLYLSATASDWFTTSSAAAGNANAPFDRNFYLMFNLAVGGNFPENTNENSFEPSSFPAQLLVDWVRVYTCDDPSGTGISCLS, from the coding sequence GTGCTGCGCCCAAAAGGCCCAATATCCGCCGCCGCCTGCCTTGCATTCCTACTCGCAGGCGGCCTCACCGCTTGCAGTGGCGGTGGCAGCGGATCCTCGACACCGTCGGGTCCAGTTGTCGGAACCTCCCCCCCTCCGCCGCCGCCGCCTCCTCCTCCACCCCCGCCTCCGTCGTCTTCGCTGGGGATCCCCGATCCAGCACCTTCCGGTCCGGACTTCCTACCGGCCGGAAAAGGCTGGCAGCTCGTCTGGAATGATGAGTTTGACGGCTCTGTACTGGATCGTACCAAATGGGCGCCGGAAGAGAGTTGCTGGGGCGGTGGCAATCAGGAACGCCAATGCTACACGGACCGCACTGAGAACATCCAAGTGGTGAACGGTCTTCTGCGCCTGATTGCTCAGGCCGAGACGTTTACTGGCCCTGAATTTCCGCCTGAATTCAATCAAAGCTCGATGGCGACACAGGCTTATACGTCGGGAAAAGTTCGCACGCGTGGAATTGCTGACTGGAAATATGGCCGGATATCGGCACGTATCAAACCACCAAGTGGGCAAGGCACATGGCCCGCTTTCTGGATGCTCTCAGCCGAAGACCATTATGGCAACTGGCCGCTCTCCGGTGAAATTGACGTCATGGAGACGGTCAATCTCGGGGCCAATTGCAGCGATTGCACCGGGGCCTTCGAAGACAGGGTCTATGGCACAATCCATTTCGGTGATGACTTTCCAAACAATCAGCAGTTTGGAGACCGAACCAATCTGCCAAACGGGGCGCTGCCTCAAGACGGCTACCACGTCTACTCGGTTGAATGGGGAGAGGGGCGGATCGACTGGTATGTCGACGATCAGCTCTATCTGAGCGCGACGGCCAGCGATTGGTTCACCACGTCCAGCGCCGCGGCGGGGAACGCGAATGCGCCGTTCGACAGAAACTTCTATTTGATGTTCAACTTGGCCGTGGGCGGTAATTTTCCCGAAAACACCAATGAGAACAGTTTCGAGCCCAGCTCTTTCCCGGCTCAACTCCTGGTCGACTGGGTGCGTGTCTACACCTGCGATGATCCATCAGGGACCGGGATATCTTGTCTGAGCTAG